CGCAACCACAGACTTCACGCATTCATCAAGGAATTTCTCGACCTTATATACCGGGATGATGATGCTGACCAACGGCTCATGTTCCATATCTCCAGCGTAACGCCGAAATGCGAAGAGCACTCTTCTTACGGCCAATATCAAGAGTCTCGGGATAAGATGCAATGAGGGCAACATGACAGGAGGCGTGGTCATGCATGATATCAGAATTGGCGTGGTCGAAGACGATCCCGCAGCCTGCCAACGAGTACTCGACTATCTCAATCAATACCGCAGCGAAACCGGAACGGAATTCACGATTTCCGTATTCGACGATGGTGAGCAAATCGTCGAGAAATACACGCCAATATATGACATCCTGTTTCTGGATATCGAGATGCAGCATATGGACGGCATGGCTGCGGCTCGGCGTATCCGCGAGCGCGATGATTCGGTGGTGATTGTGTTCATCACCGCCGCCCCGCAATATGCCATCAATGGCTACGAGGTGCAGGCGCTCTCCTACCTGCTCAAACCGGTGCCATATTTTGCGTTCCGTCAGGAGCTCAAGCGGTCGATCGACATGGTGCACAGGCGCGGCAGTGAGTCGCTGCTGATCGAGGCCAGCGGGCGCCAGATGCGCGTGGAATTGGCGGACGTGCTGTATATCGAGTCGATTCGGCACACGATTATTGTGCATACGCTCAGTGGCAAGCTGTCGGTTTCCGGCACGCTGAAGGATTTTGAGGAACGACTGGCCGAACAGGATTTCTTCCGCTCGAACTCCTGCTATCTGGTGAACTTGCGACATGTGGTCGGCGTGGAAGGGCAGGACTGCGTGATGTCGAACGGGGAGGCGCTGCGCGTGAGCCGTCCGCGCAAGAAGGCGTTCCTGACTACGCTGGCGAACTATATGGGTGCAGCCGGCCCAACGTCTCGGGCAAGCACGCAGACTGCCGCTTCGAACAAGGGCGCAGCAGCTGGCAGCAGTGAGAACGAGGACTGATGGGCACCACCATTACCAATGCATTGCCGGATATTCCCCGTATCTACACGGCAATTTGTGAATGGCTGGCATGCGTAACCTATCTGCTGGTTATTTGCCGGCGCGTACCGTGGCAGCGCACGGTTGCGGTCGGCGCCGTGGGCTTGCTGGCGATGATTGGCATCCAGTATTTCAATGGCGCTATGCCGATCTGGTTCTGGGTGATCGGCATGCTGCTGGCATTCGCCGGCATGTGGGCGATTATTTGGCTTGGCGCCGGGACCGGCAAACGCGAAGGGGTGTATATTGCGGCACGCGCATTCGTGCTTGCTGAACTGGTTGCCTCGCTGCATTGGCAATTGGTGATGTTTCTGGATTCCGGTGATGGCATACGCGAAGCACGGTTAATGGCCTCGGTGATGTTGGCAATAGTGTATGCCGCATGCTTCGCCATAGCATGGCTGATCGAGCGTGGGAATTTTGCCAGTGATGCTCCGACGACCACTACCGCACAGCTGTCGATTGGCACGGCCGCCATCACCATTGTGACGTTCGCCATGAGCAATCTGAGCTTCATATCCACCAATACGCCATTTTCTGGCACGGTGGGCCAAGAGGTGTTCTATATTCGCACTTTGGTGGATTTCTGCGGTTTCGCGATTCTGTATGCGCAGCAGGAGCAGGCCCGTCGCATGGCTGCGAGCGCCGAACTGGCCTCCATAAACGCGCAATTGGAAAGTCAGCATCAGGAATATCTGGCGTCCAAGGAAAACATCGAATCGATTGGGCGCTTGGCACATGACTTGAAGCATCAGATCGCGGCATTGCGCGCGGAAGTGGATCCGGAGCATGCGGCTGCCGGTTTCGAGCAGTTGGAGGCGTCGGTGGCCAAAGCCAGCGCGCAGCAGCATTCCGGTAACCCGGTGCTGGACGTGATTCTGACCACCAAGATGCGCACATGCGCGGATCGCGGCATCACGCTGACCGCAGTGGCAGACGGCAAACTGCTGGACGGCATGTCATCGATGGACATCGCTTCACTGTTCGGCAACGCGCTGGATAACGCGATTGAGGCGACCAGCAAGCTGCCGGATAAGCAGCAGCGGCTGATTCGGCTCGCGCTGTACGGGCAGGGGCAGTTCACGGTGATTCGCGTGGAGAATTACTACGATTCCGCGCTGAAGAAGGACTCGACCGGGGCTTTGCGCACCACCAAGCGCGATTCATCCCGGCATGGGTTCGGCGTGAAGTCGATTCGTCACATCGCCGCGCAGTACGGCGGCGAAGTGACGATTCGCACCGAAGATCACTGGTTCGTGCTGACGGTGTTGCTGCCGCGGTAGATATCAGAAGTCCCAGTCGTCGTCGTCGGTTTCCTCGGCCTTGCCCATCACGTAGGAGGAGCCGGAGCCGGAGAAGAAGTCGTGGTTTTCGTCGGCGTTGGGGCTCAGTGCGGCCAGAATCGCAGGGTTCACGTCGCAGATCTCAGCTGGGAACAGCGCCGGGTAGCCAAGGTTCATCAGAGCCTTGTTGCCGTTGTAACGCAGGAACTTCTCGACGTCCTCGGTCAAGCCCACACGGTCGTAGAGGGACTGGGTGTACTCCACTTCGTTGTCGTACAGCTCGTTGAGCAGGTCGTAGGTGTAGTCCTGCATATCCATGCGCTCGGCGTCGGTGAGCTGGGCGATGCCCTTCTGGTACTTGTAGCCAATGTAGTAGCCATGCACGGCCTCGTCACGGATGATGAGGCGAATCACATCGGCGGTGTTGGTCAGCTTGGCGTGCGCGGAGAAGTACATCGGCAGGTAAAAGCCGGAGTAGAAGAGGAACGATTCGAGCAGGGTGGAGGCCACCTTGCGCTTGTACGGGTTGTCGCCCTCGTAGTAGTCGAGCACAATCTCCGCCTTCTTCTGCAGGAACTCGTTGTTCTCGCTCCAGTCGAAGGCCGCGTCGATCTGCTCGGTGGAGCACAGGGTGGAAAAGATGGACGAGTAGCTCTTGGCATGCACGGATTCCATGAAGGCGATGTTGGTGTACACGGCTTCCTCGTGCGGGGTGAGCGCGTCCGGAATCAGGGAGACGGCGCCGACCGTGCCCTGGATGGTGTCCAGCAGGGTCAGGCCGGTGAATACGTGCATGGTGAGCGTGTGCTCATCTTCGGTCATCTTCTGCCAGCTGGGGATGTCGTTGGAGACGGGGACCTTTTCGGGCAGCCAGAAATTGCCGGTCAGGCGATCCCAGACCTCGAGGTCCTTCTCGTCTTCAAGACGGTTCCAGTTGATTGCGGAGACACGATCGATGAGTTTCAGGGGTTTACGCGGAATAGAGATAGGTGCCATGAGTAGTGTTCCTTTTACTCGTTGTCGTTATCGTCGTTGGACTTGTTTTCGAACTCCTCCGGCGCGGTCAGCCGGAGCAGTGCCTTATAAATCATTGGTGACATTGTGGTTCCTTAGAGTGGTTGGGCTCCCCTCAGTCCGCTTCGCGGCCAGCTCCCCTCAGGGAGGGGAGCCAAGAAAGGGAGCCCGATATATGAATGGACATCTCTGGTTGTTCGATGCGTGCGGCCTCTAGGCGCACCGAGGGAAGGCGTACGAAGGTACGTCGACCGAGGAGCAACGACGAGGACGCTCCATCGAACAATCAGAGCATGCAGGAGACGCAGCCTTGGACTTCAGTTCCTTCCAGGGCTTGCTGACGGATACGGATGTAGTAGAGGGTTTTGATGCCCTTGCGCCAGGCGTAGATCTGCGCCTTGTTGAGGTCGCGGGTGGTGGCGGTGTCCGGGAAGAACAAGGTCAGCGACAGTCCCTGATCCACGTGCTGAGTGGCCTCAGCGTACGTGTCGACGATGGCCTTCCAGCCGATTTCGTAGGCGTCCTCGTAGTACTCAAGGTTGTCGTTGGTCATGTAGGCCGCCGGGTAATAGACGCGCCCGATCTTGCCTTCCTTGCGAATCTCGATCTTCGAGGCAATCGGGTGAATCGAGCTCGTGGAATGGTTGATGTAGGAAATCGAACCGGTGGGCGGCACGGCCTGCAGGTTCTGGTTGTAGATGCCGTCCTTCAAGATCGCGTCGCGCAACGTCTCCCAATCGGACACGGTCGGAATCTCGATGCCGTACTTGGCGAACAGCTCACGAACCTTGGCGGTACGCGGTTCAAGCGAGCGGCGACCATCGGTGTACTTGTCAAAGTAATTGCCTTGGCCGGCCGGCTTGGCGTAGTCGGACGTAGCGAAGCTCTTGAACGGATGGCCGTGTTCCACGGCGAGCGCGTGCGAGGCGCGGTAGGCATGGTAGGCCACGGTCATGAAGTACATGTCGGTGAAGTCGAGGCCTTCTTCGGAGCCGTAGTGAATGCCTTCGCGGGCCAGGAAGCCGTGCAGGTTCATCTGGCCGAGGCCGATGGCGTGACCCTCCTCGTTGGCGCGGCGGATCGAGGGCACCGCGTCGATACTCGTGTGCTCGGCCACCGAGGTGAGCGCACGAATCGCGGTTTCCACGGTGTACGCCAGTCCGCCATCAATCGCCTTGGCAATGTTCAGCGAACCCAAGTTGCAGGAGATATCGCGGCCCACGTGCGCATAGGTGAGGTCTTCGTTGTATGCGCTCGGCTCCTGCACCTGCAGGATTTCGGAGCACAGGTTAGACATGGTCACGCGGCCTTCGATCGGGTTGGCGCGGTTGACCGTGTCCTCAAACACGATGTATGGGTAGCCGGACTCGAACTGCAGCTCGGCGATGGTGGTGAAGAACTTGCGGGCATCGATGTAGGTCTTCTTGATGCGGTCGTCAGCCACCATCTCGTCGTAATGTTCGGTGACGGAGATGTCGGCGAATGGCTTGCCATATACGCGCTCCACATCGTAGGGGCTGAACAGCGCCATCTGCGCCTTCTGCTTGGCCAGCTCGAAGGTGATGTCCGGAATCACCACGCCGAGTGCCAGCGACTTGATGCGGATTTTCTCGTCCGCGTTCTCTCGCTTGGTGTCCAGGAAACGCAGGATATCCGGGTGGT
This sequence is a window from Bifidobacterium breve DSM 20213 = JCM 1192. Protein-coding genes within it:
- a CDS encoding LytR/AlgR family response regulator transcription factor codes for the protein MHDIRIGVVEDDPAACQRVLDYLNQYRSETGTEFTISVFDDGEQIVEKYTPIYDILFLDIEMQHMDGMAAARRIRERDDSVVIVFITAAPQYAINGYEVQALSYLLKPVPYFAFRQELKRSIDMVHRRGSESLLIEASGRQMRVELADVLYIESIRHTIIVHTLSGKLSVSGTLKDFEERLAEQDFFRSNSCYLVNLRHVVGVEGQDCVMSNGEALRVSRPRKKAFLTTLANYMGAAGPTSRASTQTAASNKGAAAGSSENED
- a CDS encoding sensor histidine kinase; its protein translation is MGTTITNALPDIPRIYTAICEWLACVTYLLVICRRVPWQRTVAVGAVGLLAMIGIQYFNGAMPIWFWVIGMLLAFAGMWAIIWLGAGTGKREGVYIAARAFVLAELVASLHWQLVMFLDSGDGIREARLMASVMLAIVYAACFAIAWLIERGNFASDAPTTTTAQLSIGTAAITIVTFAMSNLSFISTNTPFSGTVGQEVFYIRTLVDFCGFAILYAQQEQARRMAASAELASINAQLESQHQEYLASKENIESIGRLAHDLKHQIAALRAEVDPEHAAAGFEQLEASVAKASAQQHSGNPVLDVILTTKMRTCADRGITLTAVADGKLLDGMSSMDIASLFGNALDNAIEATSKLPDKQQRLIRLALYGQGQFTVIRVENYYDSALKKDSTGALRTTKRDSSRHGFGVKSIRHIAAQYGGEVTIRTEDHWFVLTVLLPR
- the nrdF gene encoding class 1b ribonucleoside-diphosphate reductase subunit beta — protein: MAPISIPRKPLKLIDRVSAINWNRLEDEKDLEVWDRLTGNFWLPEKVPVSNDIPSWQKMTEDEHTLTMHVFTGLTLLDTIQGTVGAVSLIPDALTPHEEAVYTNIAFMESVHAKSYSSIFSTLCSTEQIDAAFDWSENNEFLQKKAEIVLDYYEGDNPYKRKVASTLLESFLFYSGFYLPMYFSAHAKLTNTADVIRLIIRDEAVHGYYIGYKYQKGIAQLTDAERMDMQDYTYDLLNELYDNEVEYTQSLYDRVGLTEDVEKFLRYNGNKALMNLGYPALFPAEICDVNPAILAALSPNADENHDFFSGSGSSYVMGKAEETDDDDWDF
- the nrdE gene encoding class 1b ribonucleoside-diphosphate reductase subunit alpha, producing MTDLTNTELSLDNTTDTSAEQYDPAHDYHALNAMLNLYDADGKIQFDKDKAAEREYVTGHVAANIKRFDSTAERLEYLISNQYYNPAVFNQYSAEFLDRIYEHVESAGFEFGTFLGAFKFYTSYALKTFDGRLYLEDFPQRCAAVALELAAGNEQQAIEYADEMLAGRFQPATPTFLNLGKAQRGEPVSCFLVRIEDNMESISRGINAALQLSKRGGGVALLLSNLRELGAPIKHIENQSSGVIPVMKLLEDSFSYANQLGARQGAGAVYLNAHHPDILRFLDTKRENADEKIRIKSLALGVVIPDITFELAKQKAQMALFSPYDVERVYGKPFADISVTEHYDEMVADDRIKKTYIDARKFFTTIAELQFESGYPYIVFEDTVNRANPIEGRVTMSNLCSEILQVQEPSAYNEDLTYAHVGRDISCNLGSLNIAKAIDGGLAYTVETAIRALTSVAEHTSIDAVPSIRRANEEGHAIGLGQMNLHGFLAREGIHYGSEEGLDFTDMYFMTVAYHAYRASHALAVEHGHPFKSFATSDYAKPAGQGNYFDKYTDGRRSLEPRTAKVRELFAKYGIEIPTVSDWETLRDAILKDGIYNQNLQAVPPTGSISYINHSTSSIHPIASKIEIRKEGKIGRVYYPAAYMTNDNLEYYEDAYEIGWKAIVDTYAEATQHVDQGLSLTLFFPDTATTRDLNKAQIYAWRKGIKTLYYIRIRQQALEGTEVQGCVSCML